The Candidatus Saccharibacteria bacterium RAAC3_TM7_1 nucleotide sequence TCATCGATTTCTTTTCGCTGTTTGGCAGGAATATTGAGTCGATCAAGTTGCAAGAGACTTTCGTCAAAGTTAAATAGTCGCAGCACCGCATCTTGGCCATACATGGTTGGCACGGTTTCGACACGCAAGTTTAAAAGATGCGTACCTTGTTCGGTCGTAATCTCTTTTTGCATATGACCGGACTGTGAACCCTCGGCAGCAATCGAGATATTAGCTCGAGATCCGAGCGCGCCCATGATGACCCGATAGCGGTCTTTACCAAGCTCCGCGACCGGGTGAAGCGCACCATCGATACGCATCCGCACCCGTATCACCTCGCGCTGATTCTCGATATGGATATCGCTCGCACCGAGCTTGTCAGCCTGGTCAATTAAATAGTCAAATACTTGATCGGTACCAACGGAATTTAGCGTCCGACTAACTTCAGCCAGTGTATCACTATCACCTTCTCTGGCGATCTGAATGTCTTCATAAATAATTTCCTTAGGCGGGTCATAGCGGTTCATGAGTGCCTTAAAACCGCTGCCGCTGATCATCAGAAACTGGATCGAATCACCGCGTTCGTTATAGTCACGACGCATTTTCTCAACGAGTGACTGCGGCGTCTGTGTGGTAATACCAAACCGGTACGGTCCGTCGTCATCGCCGCGTTTTAAGGGGACGAGCCGCCCCTGGTACATCTCAGGAATTTCTAGTGCGCCCTCGACAAGCGCTAAATCTTTTTCGATCGGCCGCGTATCAAGATACGGTACGCCGAGGATCGCTGCCCGCTGCTTGGTCGCATTTTCGTCGTACTCCCGCCGCTCGGCTTGGACTTTATCTTCATTCATTACTCTTATCATAGCAAACCGCCTACGCTTTTTATAGTGATACAATAGAGTCCATGCCGGAAATCACTTTGGTTCTTCACAATATCCGCTCGACCTACAATGTTGGAGCCATTTTTAGAACAGCTGAAGGTTTTGGCATAAATGAGATTATCTGTAGCGGCTACACACCGTATCCAAAGCGTGAAG carries:
- a CDS encoding General secretion pathway protein E, type II secretion system ATPase (RAAC3_TM7_1_812) encodes the protein MIRVMNEDKVQAERREYDENATKQRAAILGVPYLDTRPIEKDLALVEGALEIPEMYQGRLVPLKRGDDDGPYRFGITTQTPQSLVEKMRRDYNERGDSIQFLMISGSGFKALMNRYDPPKEIIYEDIQIAREGDSDTLAEVSRTLNSVGTDQVFDYLIDQADKLGASDIHIENQREVIRVRMRIDGALHPVAELGKDRYRVIMGALGSRANISIAAEGSQSGHMQKEITTEQGTHLLNLRVETVPTMYGQDAVLRLFNFDESLLQLDRLNIPAKQRKEIDEIISHPRGMVLMVGPTGSGKSTTLYSMLNALNTTDRKILTLEDPIEYGISGISQIPVNTTAGQSFADGLRAILRLDPDVVMVGEIRDQDTAKTAIQASITGHLVLSSFHANSSAAAFSRMIDLIGQNPIFSTAIRLVIAQRLVRRLHDETKQEYEPDEATRKWVREVLSDLPESVEKPDLDNFKLWKPVPSEATPFGYKGRIVIMEQLVVDEEIQKFLRGDKDEFHTEIVEQSAKENGMVTLLQAGVLAALRGETTLEEVNRVI